The following proteins come from a genomic window of Tissierellales bacterium:
- a CDS encoding sulfite exporter TauE/SafE family protein yields the protein MVTLVLTVLGILTGIFAICYFRDFFGNKDSLSTTGWSKLLGVGFITDFFDTLGIGCFAPTVSLFKFGKMTEDEKIPGTLNVGHTIPVVLEAFLFIAAIEVDPLTLVLLLGAATLGAVIGASIVVKLPVNQIRIAMGIALLVVALSMIAGQVGWMPSGGESLGLTGMKLIIGIVVNFILGALMTIGIGLYAPCMALIYALGMSPRVAFPIMMGSCAFLMPAASIKFVKEGAYDRKASMGLTLGGVVGVLIAYFIVKSLPIKMLTWLVTIVIIYTSVKMLKEVKESGPTETVETE from the coding sequence ATGGTTACATTAGTCCTTACAGTTTTAGGAATTTTGACGGGAATATTTGCAATTTGCTATTTCAGAGATTTTTTTGGCAATAAAGATTCACTATCTACAACTGGATGGAGCAAGCTTCTAGGAGTTGGGTTTATAACTGATTTTTTTGATACTTTAGGAATTGGTTGTTTTGCCCCTACAGTTTCACTATTTAAATTCGGGAAAATGACAGAAGACGAGAAAATACCAGGGACATTGAATGTTGGACATACAATACCAGTAGTTTTAGAAGCATTTTTATTTATAGCTGCAATTGAAGTAGACCCATTAACATTAGTATTATTATTAGGTGCAGCTACTTTAGGTGCTGTTATAGGGGCAAGTATAGTTGTAAAGTTACCAGTAAATCAAATTAGGATAGCTATGGGAATTGCTTTATTAGTTGTAGCATTATCAATGATTGCAGGGCAGGTAGGTTGGATGCCATCAGGTGGAGAATCATTAGGATTAACAGGTATGAAATTAATTATAGGGATTGTTGTAAATTTTATTCTTGGAGCATTAATGACAATAGGTATTGGTTTATACGCTCCTTGTATGGCATTGATTTATGCTTTGGGTATGAGTCCTAGGGTGGCATTTCCCATAATGATGGGTTCGTGTGCATTTTTAATGCCTGCAGCAAGTATAAAGTTTGTCAAAGAGGGGGCATATGATAGGAAAGCTTCAATGGGACTTACATTAGGAGGAGTTGTTGGAGTTTTAATAGCGTATTTTATTGTAAAATCGCTTCCAATTAAAATGTTGACTTGGTTAGTAACTATCGTTATTATTTATACAAGTGTAAAAATGTTAAAGGAGGTAAAGGAGTCAGGGCCAACAGAAACAGTAGAAACAGAGTAA
- a CDS encoding methyl-accepting chemotaxis protein produces MVELVAQSYLEEESYVFLTDDSGGILTHLNDEFNPTTEKGSINIEDILNGELSDIINKDSLCLQDRKTEDFDGNDRFFFFENIGETDWKVGLSISVDKAMSPINNTIKLTFIMTIIILIMSFIFSIYFAGTINKPLNSAVKMAGNIGELDLSENIKLKDLNKKDEIGDMGKSFQMIINKLRLFVKDIGASIGMTNNIYDETINKINQLVNLAEDTSATTEELSAGMEETTASTLSINDSVLGTDKAMKDFVEKVERGAITSEEIAVW; encoded by the coding sequence TTGGTTGAATTAGTTGCACAATCTTATCTAGAAGAGGAGTCTTATGTTTTTCTAACTGATGATAGTGGCGGTATTTTAACCCATTTAAATGATGAATTTAATCCTACAACAGAAAAAGGTTCTATAAATATAGAAGATATATTAAATGGGGAGTTATCAGATATAATTAATAAAGATAGTTTATGTTTACAAGATAGGAAAACTGAAGATTTTGATGGAAATGATAGGTTTTTCTTTTTCGAAAACATAGGTGAGACAGATTGGAAAGTAGGGCTTTCCATATCAGTTGATAAAGCTATGTCTCCTATTAATAATACTATTAAATTAACCTTTATTATGACTATAATTATTCTTATTATGTCTTTTATATTCTCTATATATTTTGCAGGTACTATTAACAAGCCCTTAAATTCGGCTGTAAAGATGGCGGGAAATATTGGAGAATTGGATTTAAGCGAAAATATTAAGTTAAAAGATTTAAATAAAAAAGATGAAATAGGTGATATGGGCAAATCTTTTCAAATGATTATAAATAAATTAAGACTTTTTGTTAAAGATATAGGCGCTTCTATAGGTATGACTAACAATATTTACGATGAAACTATAAATAAAATTAACCAATTAGTGAATTTGGCTGAGGATACTTCTGCTACTACAGAAGAATTATCTGCGGGTATGGAAGAAACTACAGCATCTACTCTATCTATTAATGATTCGGTTTTAGGGACAGATAAGGCAATGAAGGATTTTGTTGAAAAAGTTGAAAGAGGAGCTATTACTTCTGAGGAAATAGCTGTCTGGTAA
- the proS gene encoding proline--tRNA ligase encodes MVNNKKEFVKEITPMEENFSQWYTDVVLKTDLVDYSPVRGCMVIKPYGYGIWEGIQRVADLRFKKTGHKNAYFPLLIPESFLEKEANHFEGFAPEVLWVTQGGTEKLSERLFIRPTSETIICTMYSKWIKSYRDLPLLINQWVNVVRWEKTTRPFLRTAEFLWQEGHTVHSTYNEAQEETLQMLEIYRQIAEDELAIPVILGEKSRKETFAGANTTYTMEAMMHDGKALQAGTSHNLGQNFSEMFNIQYLDKDGKLKYAWSTSWGISTRLIGAIIMVHGDNRGLKMPPRIAPTQIVIIPIASHKEGVLDKAYELKKLLEDNFRIELDDREGYSAGWKFNEWEMKGVPLRLEIGPRDIEKNQVIAVRRDTLEKFALPLTNLKENITKILDDMHTSMLEQAIKFKNEKTYSTTNYDEIKNIFDKNSVFIKTMWCENGECEDKLKYDTGATIRCIPFEQEALGEHCPICGKKATKMVYIAKAY; translated from the coding sequence ATGGTTAATAACAAAAAAGAATTCGTAAAAGAAATAACTCCTATGGAGGAAAACTTTTCACAATGGTACACAGATGTTGTATTAAAAACTGACTTAGTAGACTATTCTCCTGTAAGGGGGTGTATGGTAATTAAACCTTATGGTTATGGAATATGGGAAGGTATTCAAAGAGTTGCAGATTTGAGATTTAAAAAAACCGGTCATAAAAATGCATATTTCCCCCTCTTAATACCTGAGAGTTTTCTTGAAAAAGAAGCTAATCATTTTGAGGGATTTGCACCAGAGGTTCTTTGGGTAACCCAAGGTGGAACAGAAAAACTATCAGAAAGATTGTTTATTAGACCAACTTCAGAAACCATTATATGTACTATGTACTCAAAATGGATTAAATCATATAGAGATCTACCTTTATTAATCAATCAATGGGTTAATGTTGTAAGGTGGGAAAAAACTACTAGGCCATTTTTAAGAACCGCTGAATTTTTATGGCAAGAAGGTCATACAGTACACTCTACATATAACGAGGCTCAAGAGGAAACTTTACAGATGCTTGAAATATATAGACAAATAGCTGAAGATGAACTAGCCATACCCGTAATATTAGGGGAAAAAAGTAGAAAAGAAACCTTTGCTGGAGCTAATACAACTTATACCATGGAGGCTATGATGCATGACGGCAAAGCACTCCAAGCAGGAACCTCCCACAATTTAGGTCAAAACTTTTCTGAAATGTTTAATATTCAATACCTAGATAAAGACGGTAAATTAAAATATGCTTGGAGTACATCATGGGGAATATCAACTAGATTAATTGGAGCCATTATTATGGTTCATGGTGATAATAGAGGTTTAAAAATGCCCCCTAGAATTGCTCCTACCCAAATTGTTATTATTCCAATCGCTAGTCATAAAGAAGGAGTCCTTGATAAAGCATATGAACTAAAAAAACTTCTTGAAGATAATTTTAGGATTGAATTAGACGATAGAGAAGGATATAGTGCTGGTTGGAAATTTAATGAATGGGAAATGAAAGGTGTTCCATTAAGATTAGAAATTGGGCCAAGAGATATAGAAAAAAATCAAGTAATAGCTGTAAGAAGAGATACTTTAGAAAAATTTGCATTACCTTTAACTAACCTAAAAGAAAACATTACTAAAATTTTAGATGATATGCATACTTCAATGCTGGAACAAGCTATTAAATTTAAAAATGAAAAAACTTATTCAACAACAAATTATGATGAAATTAAAAATATCTTTGATAAAAATTCAGTATTTATTAAAACTATGTGGTGTGAAAATGGTGAATGTGAAGATAAATTAAAATACGATACAGGTGCTACTATTAGGTGTATACCTTTTGAACAAGAAGCCCTTGGAGAGCATTGCCCTATTTGTGGTAAAAAAGCAACTAAAATGGTTTACATTGCTAAAGCGTACTAA